In Cydia amplana chromosome 13, ilCydAmpl1.1, whole genome shotgun sequence, the genomic stretch TTAGCCAGCCATAACTTAGTACACATTGGTTTATGTTAATTTCGCGATTACGAAGGTTATTTATGTGCCTATGTAAACATTGGCTATAAAATTACTAAAGGCTTATGGTTATCCTACTTATGTTGTAATGTGAAAGTTTCTTTGTCAAGAAATATGAATATTTGTGCTTGATAAGTGTCAATACAGTCAGCTGAAgagttatagtttgtcaaaggactgtctcatttcaaacatagacagagagaatcatactatatttgtcttacacccaaaagaaaaggatgagtatagttttcctggttcttactgactgacaaattggtttgatccACTATAAGTGAGCTCTGCATACAGACTAACTACTGAAGACCGTACTTTGTACATAGGAGAAACTTGTCTTAATTTTATATACCAATTAAAGGAAAATGCTAATTatgagaaaataataataataaaagacatTTAACTGATagttaaacaatttttatttattaattattatccaAAAGACATAAATTAAACCTTTCCGATAACTTCTGAGTacctaaattaatatttttatataaaaagtaGAAAAGGTTTTGGTTTAGTTAATTTGCTCCTAAATCCTACATACCATTGATTGTATCTGTGACGGACGGCTAACTaatctataaaaaataaaagtgaaacCAAATTTTTCatagaaagtaatttaatttgttcttacaGAAATGAGATCAGTTTTCATAACTCTTATATTTACTTGGTTAAACTTAGTGGAGCTCTTCACTCGACTCAAGCATAACCAAGCACTATATCAgcttaacagttttgaatgattcacggttagtttcactagacttatatcgaccgggatatgaaccgtattaccttttgtattgttttcgagctcccgatatttcgaggCAGTTACATCGAAGTTCATCGAAGTTACATTCGCAGTTTTTGcttgaaaacaatacaaaaggtaatcacggttcgtatcccggtcgatataagtctagtgactATATAAGCTTATTAGTAAAAGTGATACAGTACTTCTTCACCGTGGAGATTATATGCGAGGGCTTCTTGTACGGCTTCATTTCAATTCGACGCAGAAGGGATCGTGTCATAACCTAATGCTATATAATACTCATGTCAAGGACTCGAGAACTGTGATATTGAAAACTCGGGGGAAGTTTCACGAACGACGACTTAAAAGAAAAAAGTTGAATTTAGTGTTTTGTGACTACCAGCAGAATAGGAGTAGCGTTCTAAGACTTGCAGCCAAAATATCTAGACAGATTTTAAAGATCCAGACAGATTAAGTATGAAAGAAATGTCACTTACTTTAACTACGAAAGGTGACtttcggatggcaactgcatAACTGTTGCAAGTTGCAACATTACTGCGGTGACATGGACGCGGCCGCtctcactgtcaatttccttgataaaatgagtaacGGATTACACGTTCTTCAATAGAATTGACAAACACAGTGGCGACATCAACGCCGCCGCTGTAATATCGCAGCAGTCAtacagctgcagttgccatgcgaatgtcacctttagatGCTTCTTGTgaggtaaaaaatataaaaagtcaCTTTTTTTAACTCAAAGTTTAAAATCTTACGGTAATCTCACGGGTCCCTTGTTGAATGGTCATAAAACTCTTAATACCAAGTTAAGGAAATCAATTCAATACAGAAACCAATTTAAGGTACCGCCACGCTCAATTCTAACTCGAGCGAAGTTTCAAGCGGGAGGCTTGAATATTGATTGTCTATTGAAACACTATGCCGAACTATGTGCTATGCTATCACAGCAAGACGAACTTTCTTCTTAAACACTGATCAAAGAAAGGATCAtgaaagaaaattgaaaatgatttaaattatttgggcGTTCCTGAGTAGAAAGAACTAgttagaattttattttttactgcaactataatgattatatttttacattggAAATTGTTATGTTTTGCGAATATAGTACATATAATTGAATATGCacaaatataggtacaattCAGGATATCAGTAGTTATTTCACTGGTTTATCAAAATTACAGTAATTAATAGGTAACTATTAAAAAGCATTGAATGTATTCATTGCATTGCAAGCATTGAAAATTGGTAGGTATGTCAGCCGGTCCCTCTCCAGTGTTTCTTTTTCCCAGTTTTCCCTAAGGCTCTACCGCGAACATCAAACGTCGAAATTTCTATCAAATATTTGAGCGCGGTAgaagcagataacgaaatttctatTTTCGGTGTTCTCAGTACTAGTAGGCCCTCTGTGCCTTCACGTGAGCCGTCAGCCCTACGATGCGGCAAATCAATTTGGTGGCACGCGCGCCCGTAACAAACTGTTCTCGGCAATAAAATGGTGAAATCGAAGGTTTTCATACGATGAGCGGTTATTGTGCGGTCTGTTGATAGAGCACAGCTGAGACATAGCCATGTAGACTTCCTTCGGCCAGTATTAGTAGGCTAGATTAagtacggtcaaggaatttgatTTCCGTGAAACTTCGTATCTTGtcacatttacaataataatatctgggcgaccgagctttgctcggaaaacatataaaaactcaaaaatgcgcgttttcccagagataagacctggcTTCATCGATTtgtcgcccccgaaaacccctaggtacataacaaatttcatcgaaatcgttagagccgtttccgagatccccgaaatatatatatatataaataaataaataaatatactagaattgctcgtttaaaggtacctaTAAGATGAGATCCTTAGTGACATTGATATTGATTATCACTGTGACAGGATTCACTGATACAAAAGTTATATTTCTGAACTAATTACGTAATAACTGAATGCTACTGTACATAGATATATTATATCCTACTTCCATGTATATTACACATCTTGATTCAATGTACctataattagaataaacagGCGAGGCGATGttaaattttatatgaaaataggCATTATGTTTTTCAGTATCATGTTAATCCTAACCACTTCGCAGATTGCAATTACAATGTCTACTTTTTTAGTGAAAACCCCTTAGAGTGGGGCGAGTTGTGAAACTGTTTTTCAGCAGGCTGTGACCCCGCAGGACGTAATAAACACCGAGAAATGACAGGGTCGGTCACGTGTCACGTAGTGGACAGCAGAGGGGCtactgcgaaaaccgaatttcgcaaattgcgggcatttttctctgtcactctaattgcgCCTTCTTTGGAGTAAAACAGAAAGatccccgtaatttgcgaaattcggttttcgcggtagcccttcAGGACAGATTGACCTTTCATATACTTTTTCACAGCTTCGTGACAGACTTGTCTTCAGGCTTCGCTTTCATGAAAATAAATAGAATTAGTTTTTGGTgaaagtgtttttttatttgtttaggcTTTCACTTCTAGGGAAAACAATGTAATTATTtcaggtttatattaaaaaaaaaagcgctggtggcttagcggtaagagcgtgcgacttgcaatccggaggtcgcgggttcgaaccccggctcgtaccaatgagtttttcggaacttatgtacgaaatatcatttgatatttaccagtcgcttttcggtgaaggaaaacatcgtgaggaaaccggacttatcccaatacgcgcctagtttaccctctgggttggaaggtcagatggcagtcgctttcgtaaaaactagtgcccatgccaattactgggattagttgccgagcggaccccaggctcccatgagccgcggcaaaatgccgggacaacgcgaggaagatgatgattttttGCTGGCTCACTCTGTATTGTCTGAATTTACAATAGATCAAACAATCGAACGAAACGTCATAACTTGTGACACATCGATTAACTGAGATAAGTGTAACGACAGCTAACACTTTCAAGCCGTTTGTGGTACACGATATGGCTCAAAACAGACATGAAAACATATTCACATGCACACAGAATTGATAATAGGCCAGTATTTGGGCTACAACCGCGAAAATAGAAATTctgaaattgcgggcatttttctctgtcactctaattacgagtaaaagagaaagatccccgcaatttgcgaatttcggctTTCGCGGCAACCCCTCTGTATATCTGTCCAAGTCGAGCATACATAATATACACGCACCCAAGCAAGCGTTATCCTATCTTTGTCGGTCGTTTGTATTTACGCCTAGAGGCTTATAGGCTCAAAATTATTTCTAACTCAAAACACCTATCTTGCATGCGTTATAATATATCATTTCGGCAAGGTACCAAAATGTTAAGCCGTGCAGAAAATCACATGCACAGTCAGATCAAATGCGATCGCTACAGGCGTTTCCGGATCCGCTTCCTCTGTTCCCGAACTTACTCTCAAAGGATAATAGCAATAGCCGAACGTTCGATAGTGTGGTTTACACAGGAGCTTATTCGAAATTTACAActtgatttaattttggaacATTTTGATATCACTGCATCTTGCACGTGTTTGTACATATATCATTACTTATTGGTATGAGCGAGAAACGATGCGGCGAGAGCCATTCAAATGAGATCATATTTGGAATGTAGGAATACGAATCCAGATTTTAAAAAGGGACATTATATACGCTTGTGTCTCGCTTTAGACGTCTGTGACATacctactatacttggtcaaccagatcttgacagtagaaaaaggcggcaaatttgaaaaatgtaggcgcgaagggatatcttcccatagaaaatttgaatttcgcgcctttttttactgacaagatttggttgaccagataTAActatggaattttaagtttctTGCATTACTTACATTACTATGTACATAATTACTACATAATTAAGGTTTATAACATATTCTCTACCTAGTACAAATAATAAACTACCAATACAATTATTTGCAAACTTTGAATTAAGACCTAACAAGCATTGCCAACTAGATTTTAAACTTTTCGTGAAACTCAAATTAAACTTCGAATGATAATTTAGTTATCTCATATTTTAATTAGCGCCCTTAAATTAACTAACTTCAGCGTTGCGAAAATTTACAATATGCAATTGTACATTAACGTCATGGCTTGTAGGTATTAAATCCAAATCTCAAGATTCCAAGTTTATCTAACTAAGTTGTTTAAGTTGTTATAACTGGCTCAAATTCAATGCTTATCGCTCAAAGCTGGAGTTAGTTAGAGCTATAGATTGTCGGTGTATTCCAAATTCCAACGAGAATTGGAAGGCGACGGTGTCTCGAATATGATTAAACTAAAGGCACCTAGCTAAGTAGCagtaaagtacttacctaagtgCCACTTAACGATATCATAGTTGCTTTGAAAATGTCTCTCCTTAATTGTACGTATCCTCAGACCGTTGCAGAAAGACTCTTCGTTACGAGATGTTAAAAGAAACACGCTAAAAGCCCATTTATAGACGCTCTTATACTTACTATAATAAGAGTATCAACAAATACAACTGTTTATTTCTTAGAATATGGTACAAAGATGGTCGAATTACAATAAGTCATATTCTGCCTCTATTGGCGTAGAAATGTTAGAATTACACTTTTTGTTGAAACCGTTTGGTAATAAACGTTTGCATACTGATATATATACGTCTAGCGTATGCTTGCTTGTGTGCGTGGCTGCGCCCACCACGATACCCATACGTGAATAAAGCAGTGCATAACTAGCTACCGGTTGTTTCACTTGTGTCCATATCTACGTATCTAACAGTGGCGACGAATACCCACATTTAAGCAAAAAGTAACATGTCGACTGGATTATTTGGTATTTTGACCAGTTTTGACCACAATGGACAGGAGTGGAAGACATACAAAAGCCGCCTGACACAGTGGTTTGTGGCAAACGACATCACCGATGCCACAGACGCGACTGGATCTAAGCGGAGAGCTATATTGCTAAGTGCACTCACGGAGGGTACGTACAGACTCGCTGCAGATTTGGTTTTGCCAAAGGATGTACAAACGGTGCCCTACGATGATATCATAAAGAGTTTGGATACCCATTTCAACCCTAAACGAGTTGGGTTCAGCGAGAGGCATAAGTTCTACGCAGCGGTACAACGAGAAGGCGAATCTCACTCACAGTGGGCCGCGAGACTTCGTGGTCTGACGTCGCTTTGTGCCTTCAATAATGTGGAAGAAACGCTACTCGATCGCTTTATTATGGGAATGAGGGCTTGTTATGAAAAAGAAAAGCTTTACGCGCAAGAATTGGCTGGCCTTACGCTTGGCAAAGCTGTGGAATATGCCGAGAATGTTAGCACCGCGCGCGCAGCTGCCGCCGCCAGCGCGAGCGGAGCGGGCGCGTCTACCGCGGCCGCCGCGGCGCTGGACCCGCTATTAAAGGTTTCACGCAGTCCTAGTGCCAAGGGACCGGCCGCTACAAAAAATAGCCGTATAGGGAAGCCTAAGTGTACCATATGCGGGTATACCAACCACAAAACCGCGGAGTGTCAGTATAGTGATTATGTGTGTAAGAAGTGTAACGTTAAAGGCCATCTACGTAGGGTGTGTCCATCAAAAGTGAATTACGTAGACAATGGAGCCGGAGACGAGGACTTCGGAGACGATGGTGAGGTATTTACTATACGTTCGTTGCGGGGAGAGCCAATGGTAGGCACTGTAACTGTTCGCGGATCTAaattaaatttcgagatagATACCGGTGCTGCCGTAACTGTTATTTCAaatgatatttataaattatactttAAAGATGTGCCATTGGGTCCGTTGCGAAGAAGGCTGGTTACTTATAATGGCGATAATATCGCATGTATAGGCGTTGTGCGGTTGCCTGTGTGCTACGACAACTACACACATTCGTTAGACATACATGTCGTACGAGACGGCGGAGTGTCTCTTCTAGGTAGGGACTTTATATCAGCCTTTCAATTGGAACTTGTACGAGTTAATCCCTGTCACCAATTGTCTTCAGTTGAACAGCTACATAAAAAATTTCCTAGATTGTTTTCAAATTCATTAGGCTGTTTTAATAAACACAAAGTCAGACTGAGGCTCAAAGATAACGCgaaaccggtttttattaaagCGCGGCCGATCGCATTTGCACTGCGCGATAAGGTAAACAAAGAAATCGACCGGCTAGTacaattaggtattttaaaacctGTAGACCACGCCGAGTATGCTTCGCCAATAGTCCCAGTGTTAAAACGGAATGGCAGTGTCCGACTGTGTGCAGATTATTCTGTTAGTTTAAATAAGCAATTGATAATCGACCAGTATCCCTTGCCAACAGCAAAAGAATTATTTGCAAAATTGTATGGTGGCATTAAATTCACTAAACTCGACTTATCAATGGCTTACAACCAATTTGTTTTAGATGATGAGTCACAGCCGTACACTTGCATAAATACATCTCGGGGACTGTATATGTATACTCGTTTGGTGTTCGGTCTCGCCAGCGCGCCGGCCGTGTTTCAGCGCGCCATGGAGGGCGTGCTGGCCGGCATGGAGGGCGTGCTGTGCCTGCTCGATGACGTGCTCGTCACGGGCCGCGACGACGCGGAGCACGCGCGCAGGTTAAACGCCGTGCTCGAAAGGTTACAAGACGCAGGATTGACGTTGCAACAAGAAAAGTgtgatttttataaaaatgaagTTAGTTATTTGGGCTATGTTATAGATAAAAACGGCTTACATAAATCACCCGATAAGGTCGAGGCAATAGTAAAGGCTCCCGTTCCGAATAATGTTAGCGAGCTCCAATCATTTTTGGGGCTAGTAAATTATTACAGGAACTTTGT encodes the following:
- the LOC134653470 gene encoding uncharacterized protein LOC134653470, with amino-acid sequence MSTGLFGILTSFDHNGQEWKTYKSRLTQWFVANDITDATDATGSKRRAILLSALTEGTYRLAADLVLPKDVQTVPYDDIIKSLDTHFNPKRVGFSERHKFYAAVQREGESHSQWAARLRGLTSLCAFNNVEETLLDRFIMGMRACYEKEKLYAQELAGLTLGKAVEYAENVSTARAAAAASASGAGASTAAAAALDPLLKVSRSPSAKGPAATKNSRIGKPKCTICGYTNHKTAECQYSDYVCKKCNVKGHLRRVCPSKVNYVDNGAGDEDFGDDVLTG